The following are from one region of the Methanobrevibacter sp. TMH8 genome:
- a CDS encoding Gfo/Idh/MocA family oxidoreductase: protein MKTVNVGVIGVGAMGYNHARVYYRLDNANLVGVSDVSERTLAKVCKKYDTKGYTDYRELLNNPEIEAVSVCVPTTHHYNVVMEAIEKGKDVLVEKPIAFTLEEAEGMIQAAKEKGVKLSTGHVERFNPAVQKAKELIEMDVIGDVVSASAKRVGPFPPRIKDVGVAIDLAIHDLDVMYYLFDDDVTQVYATMGSILEKCEYEDHAEIMTKFENGITGILEVNWLTPYKRRALEITGTDGIISIDYIDQSIDVAGKFAQKVDIQHEEPLKYEIASFLNSIINDEEMEITGEDGLNALKMVLAANKSSKERIPIKLNEIK, encoded by the coding sequence GTGAAAACAGTCAATGTAGGAGTTATTGGTGTTGGGGCTATGGGATATAACCATGCTCGTGTATATTATAGATTAGATAATGCAAATTTAGTTGGAGTTTCAGATGTAAGTGAGAGAACACTGGCTAAAGTATGTAAAAAGTATGATACTAAAGGATATACTGATTATAGGGAATTATTAAATAATCCTGAAATTGAGGCTGTGAGTGTTTGTGTTCCAACTACTCATCACTACAATGTAGTAATGGAAGCAATAGAAAAAGGAAAAGATGTTTTAGTAGAAAAACCAATAGCATTTACATTAGAAGAAGCTGAAGGAATGATTCAAGCTGCTAAAGAAAAAGGAGTTAAATTAAGTACTGGGCATGTTGAAAGATTTAACCCTGCAGTTCAAAAGGCAAAAGAACTTATTGAGATGGATGTTATTGGGGATGTTGTTTCTGCTTCTGCAAAAAGAGTTGGTCCGTTTCCTCCAAGGATCAAAGATGTTGGGGTAGCTATCGATTTAGCTATACATGATCTTGATGTAATGTATTATTTGTTTGATGATGATGTAACTCAAGTATATGCAACTATGGGAAGTATTCTTGAGAAATGTGAATATGAAGATCATGCAGAGATCATGACTAAGTTTGAAAATGGAATTACAGGTATTTTAGAAGTTAACTGGCTAACTCCTTATAAGAGACGTGCATTAGAAATTACTGGAACTGATGGGATAATATCTATTGATTATATCGATCAAAGTATTGATGTAGCTGGAAAATTTGCACAAAAAGTGGATATTCAACATGAAGAACCTTTAAAATATGAAATAGCTTCTTTTTTAAATTCTATTATCAATGATGAAGAAATGGAAATTACTGGTGAAGATGGCCTTAATGCTCTTAAAATGGTTTTAGCAGCTAATAAATCTTCAAAAGAACGTATTCCCATTAAATTAAATGAAATAAAATAA
- the hemC gene encoding hydroxymethylbilane synthase: protein MIVGTRGSELALTQTNYIRKCIFDLTNEEVETEIIKTTGDKITTSQLYNMDSKGLFTKELDRAVLEEEVDFAVHSLKDVPTELDSNLEIVAVPIRESPNEVLVSNYSWEELPKGASLGTSSLRREAFCNMYEKNLVLKPIRGNIGTRVEKVLNGEVDGTIMAEAGLNRLGLKDCIKTRFSLEYFTPPAGQGALAIISRKDSDVKETLRKLNHFESESEVLAEKTVLEELGIGCQWPLGSIARVKNDELELYSILLTQTGDILYKNRIKGSVSEAENLGKELAKEMKEYI from the coding sequence TTGATTGTTGGAACTAGAGGAAGTGAACTAGCATTAACTCAAACTAATTACATTCGAAAATGTATATTTGATTTAACAAATGAAGAAGTTGAAACTGAAATTATTAAAACAACTGGAGATAAAATAACCACTTCCCAACTATATAATATGGATTCTAAAGGACTTTTCACTAAGGAACTTGATAGGGCAGTTCTTGAAGAAGAAGTTGATTTTGCAGTACATAGTTTAAAGGATGTTCCAACTGAACTAGACAGCAACCTTGAAATAGTAGCAGTTCCTATTAGAGAATCTCCCAATGAAGTTTTAGTTTCTAATTATTCCTGGGAAGAATTACCTAAAGGTGCTAGTTTAGGAACTAGTAGCTTAAGGAGAGAAGCTTTTTGTAACATGTATGAAAAAAATTTAGTGTTAAAACCAATTAGAGGAAATATCGGAACTCGTGTTGAAAAAGTCCTAAATGGTGAAGTTGACGGAACAATTATGGCTGAAGCAGGGCTAAATAGATTGGGTCTAAAAGATTGTATTAAAACTAGATTTTCTCTGGAATATTTCACACCTCCCGCTGGTCAAGGAGCTTTAGCTATTATATCTAGAAAAGATTCGGATGTTAAAGAAACTCTTAGAAAACTCAATCATTTTGAATCAGAAAGTGAGGTTTTAGCAGAAAAAACAGTTCTTGAAGAGTTAGGGATTGGGTGTCAATGGCCATTGGGTTCAATAGCTAGAGTAAAAAATGATGAATTAGAACTTTATTCTATTCTGTTGACTCAAACTGGAGATATTCTCTATAAAAATAGAATAAAAGGTTCTGTATCTGAAGCTGAAAATTTAGGTAAAGAACTTGCAAAAGAAATGAAGGAATATATCTAG
- the cfbE gene encoding coenzyme F430 synthase yields MDVLVVDLTHGGVKIAVELEKLGQFENIYAYDIYNTLNENERNKLDSYNIIIWNNEKNVLNYLDLKDKDVELLVINPIHSYFNIFDLDNNINKNYNNTNKGDNIDNKDNIIIGELTHHQGVNLILDKWKNTLNQKIPIIEVTGVKGKTSVVSMLKEILIHKNPLVLSSLGANLYKNGKKIILKKNISITPASILETVKLAKKIADPDCIKIDEFGKLDKPHYSIESKGVNDLNSDLCYGACIFESSLGVTGLGDVGVLTNVVENYSIAKNSSNAKNAKEQVFNCDIVIIEKETLERYYSEKINTDYNHNNYKINTFSFNDKNANLFAEKVEFDLKSTNIKIIYNNIKTNSGEIIGGDLIVDTFAPGEHHVLNVLATVSTALSCNIDKNIIINGLANFNGIKGRTSLKTKEKQIIIEEINPGINTKAIEKSISMINNINDYVVIFGGKYGVTCEEINENKVANLFDDILYNLSDISDDELNKNEKDIQLNNKFNLILTDDLGKEIGKKMKYTVKFIEDPIEAQNLAISNKKNVLFIYRSNYSQIDKR; encoded by the coding sequence ATGGACGTTTTAGTTGTTGATTTAACTCATGGTGGAGTTAAAATAGCTGTTGAACTTGAAAAGTTAGGTCAATTTGAAAATATCTATGCTTATGATATATATAATACTTTAAATGAAAATGAAAGGAATAAATTAGATTCTTATAATATAATTATTTGGAATAATGAGAAAAATGTATTAAATTATTTGGATCTAAAAGATAAAGATGTTGAACTCTTAGTTATAAATCCTATACACTCTTATTTTAATATTTTTGATTTAGATAATAATATTAATAAAAATTATAATAATACTAACAAGGGGGATAATATAGATAATAAAGATAATATTATTATAGGAGAGCTTACTCATCATCAAGGTGTTAATTTAATCTTAGATAAGTGGAAAAATACATTAAATCAAAAAATTCCAATTATTGAAGTTACTGGTGTAAAAGGTAAAACTAGTGTCGTATCTATGCTTAAAGAGATATTAATTCATAAAAATCCTCTCGTTTTAAGTAGCCTTGGTGCTAATTTATATAAAAATGGTAAAAAAATTATATTAAAAAAGAATATTAGTATAACTCCAGCTAGTATATTAGAAACTGTTAAATTAGCCAAAAAAATAGCTGATCCTGATTGTATAAAAATTGATGAATTTGGTAAATTAGATAAACCACATTATTCAATTGAATCAAAGGGAGTTAATGATTTAAATTCTGATTTATGTTATGGTGCTTGCATATTTGAGAGTTCTCTAGGGGTTACTGGTCTAGGTGATGTTGGTGTTTTGACCAATGTTGTAGAAAATTATTCTATTGCTAAAAATAGTTCTAATGCAAAAAATGCTAAAGAACAAGTCTTTAATTGTGATATAGTAATTATTGAAAAAGAAACTTTAGAACGGTATTATTCTGAAAAAATCAATACTGATTATAATCATAATAATTATAAGATAAATACATTTAGTTTTAATGATAAAAATGCTAATTTATTTGCTGAAAAAGTTGAATTTGATTTAAAGAGTACTAATATTAAAATAATCTACAATAATATCAAAACAAACTCTGGAGAGATAATTGGTGGAGATTTGATAGTTGACACATTTGCTCCTGGAGAACATCATGTTTTAAATGTTCTAGCTACTGTATCTACTGCATTATCTTGTAATATTGATAAAAATATTATTATCAATGGTTTAGCTAATTTTAATGGAATAAAAGGAAGAACCTCTCTTAAAACCAAAGAAAAACAAATTATTATTGAAGAAATTAATCCTGGAATTAATACAAAAGCTATTGAGAAATCTATTAGTATGATAAATAATATAAACGATTATGTTGTCATTTTTGGAGGAAAATATGGGGTTACTTGTGAAGAAATTAATGAAAATAAAGTAGCTAATCTTTTTGATGATATTTTATATAATCTTTCTGATATTTCAGATGATGAATTAAACAAAAATGAAAAAGATATCCAGTTAAATAATAAGTTTAATTTAATCTTAACTGATGATTTAGGTAAAGAAATTGGAAAAAAAATGAAATATACAGTTAAATTTATTGAAGATCCTATAGAAGCTCAAAATTTAGCTATTTCAAATAAAAAGAATGTTTTATTTATTTATCGATCTAATTATTCTCAAATTGATAAAAGATAG
- a CDS encoding inositol monophosphatase family protein, with product MKPEDIELCKDISRKIIENVELKIRGHVGNPESGELVKLGADGTPTAYIDLIAENEVIDILVDTDFVSLLISEEIGELKIGKGSVEYVNISDELKKIYKKRKISSEVSDIDDLKFIFLVDPLDGTSNAIKNIGAYGISIAICEINNGIVTLDDIELAFVKNFANGNYYEAVKGKGAWLNGKTMIPSKETNLSNLSIGGFIRNNSYDVYDLIKKVRRMRILGSVVLELAYVANAKYDAFVDMRGSRIIDIAASKLIAEESGAFVSDENGNKLKNNLGIHEKTIVVGAGNEELHKKIINTINKNKSNNIEKVGIVSRLDKDEAILFGAKLIQILEKEKIEISIEYSLATKLNEMKDIVSRKNTAITKSTGSTGSGASTGNSVNTRISGISGSNADAEADEIGESIGNIKNIEDIIDDILKRDKHLANELKEFIESKDFSFVEDYNKYAKNLSEFSTDVLITLGGDGTLLRGQANLSNNEIPLLGINLGTVGFLTELDVKQAFKNIDSILKGEYYKEKRTQLKVTHGKELFTALNEVVIMTEKPAKMLNFEVSVDGEVVEEFRADGLILSTPSGSTAYAMSAGGPIVDPKVGAFIIIPICPYKLGLRPFVVSDRSEIKVKLLKKGKKAVLVMDGQVSEEIDDSEEINFVKSENDVYFVRTTDRYFYQRIKEKLTESGSKSQHDSSYNSNYNSNFS from the coding sequence ATGAAACCAGAAGATATTGAACTATGTAAGGATATTTCCAGAAAAATTATTGAGAATGTTGAATTGAAAATTAGAGGGCATGTTGGAAATCCTGAATCTGGGGAATTGGTTAAACTTGGTGCTGATGGAACTCCTACTGCATATATAGATTTAATAGCTGAAAATGAGGTTATTGATATATTGGTTGATACAGATTTCGTTTCTCTTTTGATTAGTGAAGAAATTGGGGAATTAAAAATAGGGAAAGGATCTGTAGAATATGTTAATATTTCTGATGAATTAAAAAAGATTTATAAAAAAAGAAAAATCTCTTCAGAAGTATCAGATATAGATGATCTAAAGTTTATATTCCTAGTTGATCCTCTTGATGGAACCAGTAATGCTATTAAAAATATTGGGGCTTATGGTATATCTATAGCTATTTGTGAAATTAATAATGGTATTGTTACTCTTGATGATATTGAATTAGCTTTTGTTAAAAATTTTGCTAATGGAAATTATTATGAAGCTGTTAAAGGAAAAGGGGCTTGGCTTAATGGAAAAACAATGATTCCAAGTAAGGAAACTAATTTAAGTAATTTGTCTATTGGAGGATTTATAAGAAATAATAGTTATGATGTTTATGATCTTATTAAAAAAGTTCGAAGAATGCGAATATTGGGTTCTGTTGTTCTAGAATTAGCTTATGTAGCTAATGCTAAATATGATGCATTTGTTGATATGAGAGGAAGTAGGATAATTGATATAGCTGCTTCAAAGTTAATAGCTGAAGAATCTGGAGCTTTTGTTAGTGATGAAAATGGGAATAAATTAAAAAATAATCTTGGAATTCATGAAAAAACTATTGTAGTTGGAGCAGGTAATGAAGAACTTCATAAAAAGATTATTAATACAATTAACAAGAATAAATCCAATAACATTGAGAAAGTGGGAATTGTTAGTAGATTAGATAAAGATGAAGCCATTTTATTCGGAGCTAAATTAATTCAAATATTAGAAAAAGAAAAAATTGAGATTTCTATTGAATATTCTTTAGCTACTAAACTCAATGAGATGAAAGATATTGTAAGTAGAAAAAACACTGCAATTACAAAAAGTACTGGAAGTACTGGAAGTGGTGCGAGTACTGGAAATAGTGTAAATACTAGAATTAGTGGAATTAGTGGAAGTAATGCAGATGCTGAGGCTGATGAAATTGGCGAAAGTATTGGAAATATTAAAAACATTGAGGATATTATTGATGATATTTTAAAAAGAGATAAACATCTTGCTAATGAATTAAAAGAATTTATTGAGTCAAAAGATTTTAGTTTTGTAGAGGATTATAACAAATATGCAAAGAACCTTTCTGAATTCAGCACTGATGTTTTAATCACACTTGGGGGAGATGGAACTCTTCTTAGAGGACAAGCTAATTTAAGTAATAATGAAATTCCTCTTTTAGGAATTAATTTAGGAACTGTTGGATTTTTAACTGAGTTGGATGTCAAACAAGCTTTTAAAAATATTGATTCTATTTTAAAAGGAGAATATTATAAAGAAAAAAGGACTCAACTTAAAGTAACTCATGGTAAAGAACTTTTTACAGCTTTAAATGAAGTGGTTATCATGACTGAAAAGCCTGCCAAAATGTTAAATTTTGAAGTTAGTGTAGATGGAGAAGTTGTAGAAGAATTTCGAGCTGATGGATTGATTCTTTCTACTCCTAGTGGTTCTACAGCTTATGCTATGTCAGCTGGAGGGCCTATTGTGGATCCAAAAGTTGGAGCTTTTATTATTATTCCAATTTGCCCATATAAATTAGGTCTTAGGCCTTTTGTGGTTTCAGATAGGAGTGAAATTAAAGTTAAACTACTTAAAAAAGGTAAAAAAGCTGTATTAGTTATGGATGGTCAGGTAAGTGAAGAAATTGATGATTCTGAGGAGATTAATTTTGTAAAATCTGAAAATGATGTCTATTTCGTTAGAACAACTGATAGATATTTTTATCAGAGGATTAAAGAAAAATTAACTGAAAGTGGGTCTAAATCTCAGCATGATTCTAGCTATAATTCTAATTATAATTCTAATTTTTCATAA
- a CDS encoding arginine decarboxylase, pyruvoyl-dependent, with product MKVAIVSGKAEGPTKLNSFDNALLEAGIGDVNLIKVSSMLEKGTEVELLPKLRPGAMVNCVLSTITSENKGDLISSAIAIAIGTNMGCVVESSDINKSPEEVKKNAEEMVKYMMEKRNEDINELIIEEVNHTVEDIGTVVASLVYLNDKIIE from the coding sequence ATGAAGGTAGCTATTGTATCAGGAAAGGCAGAAGGACCAACTAAACTCAATTCATTTGATAATGCATTACTTGAAGCAGGAATAGGGGATGTTAATTTAATAAAAGTTTCTAGTATGTTAGAAAAAGGAACTGAGGTGGAATTACTTCCAAAATTAAGACCTGGAGCAATGGTTAATTGTGTTTTATCTACTATTACTTCAGAAAACAAAGGAGATTTAATTTCTTCTGCTATTGCAATTGCTATTGGCACTAATATGGGATGTGTTGTTGAAAGCTCTGATATAAATAAATCTCCAGAAGAAGTGAAAAAAAATGCAGAAGAAATGGTTAAATATATGATGGAAAAAAGAAATGAGGATATTAATGAACTTATCATTGAAGAAGTTAATCACACAGTTGAGGATATAGGTACTGTAGTAGCATCTTTAGTGTATTTAAATGATAAAATAATAGAATAA